The Mangrovibacterium diazotrophicum DNA window GGATTGAAAGCCTGGAAAATACACTACTCATCCCAATGATGGACGCACGCCGCATGGAAGTGTATACGGCAAGCTACGATTCAGGAAATCATCTCATCAAGCCTGTTTCCGCTGAAATCATCGACGAACAGTCGTTTTTAGCTGATTTAGAAAAGCAGAAGGTCCTATTTTTCGGTAATGGTGCCGACAAATGTAAAGATGTGATCAAACATGCGAACGCGGCCTTTGTATCGGACATTCATACTTCGGCACAATTTATGTGTAAGCTGGCATGGAAAGCTTTTCAAAAAGAACAATTTGCAGACCTGGCATATTTTGAACCTTTCTACCTGAAAGACTTCATTGCCGGAAAGCCGAAAAAGAACATGTTAAACATTTAGCAGAAGACTGCAGTTCGCCGATTTTGTAGGCCGGGGTATTTCCTAAATCCATAAATTTATAGGAGAATTAAGCCATGGACTGAACATCCTGCTGAAAACAGAAAAAGAACGATGAGAATTAGCCTAGTCATATTTTTCAGCTTGCTCCTGCTGGGAGCGTCAGCTCAGCCGACCGAAAAACTGGAATACAACCTGAGATACAGTTTTATCAAAGGTGGCGAAGCGATCATCCTGATCAGCGACACTACCTACAACGGTAAAAAAGCGGAACACTACTACCTTCGGGGGAAAACGGTAGGATTTGCCGAAGCTTTGTACAATGTCGATGATGTTTACGAAACGATTCTCGATCCAAAAACAGTTCAGCCCTACAAACACATCCGGAACATTAAAGAACGCAAGTACCGTTACTACAACGAAACCCTCTTTTATCCTGAAAACGACTCCATTTTTACGACGAAGTCGGGAGGACGGAAAGTTCCGTCAGACATACTCGACATTTTAAGTGTGTTTGCATACCTGCGCCAGAATGAACTGCTGGAATCGCTGAAGGTCGACGATACGTTTACTTTCCCGGTATACCATGCCAATAAGTATTTCATGCTCGAATCCAAATTCCTGGGATTCGAAAAGGTAAAAACCAAGTTCGGCGAAAAGGAATGCTACGTAATCTCTCCCTGGATTGACGAAGGCAAACTACTGAAAC harbors:
- the tsaB gene encoding tRNA (adenosine(37)-N6)-threonylcarbamoyltransferase complex dimerization subunit type 1 TsaB; the encoded protein is MAYFLLIESSTSVCSVALAKDGELVDLQESSEGQNHAKLLAEFVNEVLKRQNITSDQLSAVAISEGPGSYTGLRIGVSLAKGICYANQIPLIPVSPLQSMCEQVIVRQAELGIESLENTLLIPMMDARRMEVYTASYDSGNHLIKPVSAEIIDEQSFLADLEKQKVLFFGNGADKCKDVIKHANAAFVSDIHTSAQFMCKLAWKAFQKEQFADLAYFEPFYLKDFIAGKPKKNMLNI
- a CDS encoding DUF3108 domain-containing protein codes for the protein MRISLVIFFSLLLLGASAQPTEKLEYNLRYSFIKGGEAIILISDTTYNGKKAEHYYLRGKTVGFAEALYNVDDVYETILDPKTVQPYKHIRNIKERKYRYYNETLFYPENDSIFTTKSGGRKVPSDILDILSVFAYLRQNELLESLKVDDTFTFPVYHANKYFMLESKFLGFEKVKTKFGEKECYVISPWIDEGKLLKRSDGLKFYISKDEDKLPLILEFDLNVGSVRAELVSYKKLK